The following nucleotide sequence is from Deltaproteobacteria bacterium RBG_16_64_85.
GCCCGCGCTCGACTCCTACTGGCTCCCGATCCACGTCATGCTGCTGTTCATCGGCGATGCGGTCTTCGCCGTCGCCTTCGGCGCCGGGATCATGTATCTCCTCCAGGAGAAGGAGGTCAAGCGGAAGCGGATGGGGGCGATCTTCAAGCGCCTCCCGTCCCTCGATGTGCTCGACGAGATCAACTACAAGTGCCTGACCGTGGGATTCCCCCTGCTGACGCTGGGGATCATCACCGGCTCCATCTGGGCCGAGTACGCCTGGGGGTCCTACTGGAGCTGGGACCCGAAGGAGACGTGGTCCCTCATCACGTGGTTCCTTTATGCGGCGCTGCTGCACGGGCGCCTGACGGTCGGCTGGCGGGGGCGGAAGGCGGCAATCCTGGCGATCATCGGCTTCTGCGCGGTCCTGTTCACCTTCCTCGGCGTCAACCTGCTTCTGCCCGGCCTCCACTCCTACTCCAGCCTCTCCGGGTGAAGGAAGGATTCCCGGGCTTCCGATGAGCAGCATCGTCATAGTGGGGTTGAATCACCGGACCGCTCCGGTCGAGATTCGCGAGCGGCTCGCCTTCCCCGCCGACACGATCGGGCACTCGTTGCGGGGGCTGGTGGAGCGCGAAGAGATCGTCGA
It contains:
- a CDS encoding c-type cytochrome biogenesis protein CcsB, with amino-acid sequence PALDSYWLPIHVMLLFIGDAVFAVAFGAGIMYLLQEKEVKRKRMGAIFKRLPSLDVLDEINYKCLTVGFPLLTLGIITGSIWAEYAWGSYWSWDPKETWSLITWFLYAALLHGRLTVGWRGRKAAILAIIGFCAVLFTFLGVNLLLPGLHSYSSLSG